A genomic stretch from Rhodobacterales bacterium HKCCA1288 includes:
- a CDS encoding RpiB/LacA/LacB family sugar-phosphate isomerase, protein MKLAIAGDSAGDGLARVLADHLKASHEVTLIDMDAAGAEFYANLSEFVANRVLTGEFDRAILVCGTGIGVAMSANKVRGIRAAQTHDTYSAERAALSNNAQIITMGARVIGAELAKSIAEAYLAQSFDPNGRSASNVAAIDALDG, encoded by the coding sequence ATGAAATTGGCAATCGCAGGTGACAGTGCAGGTGACGGTTTGGCGCGGGTTTTGGCAGATCACCTCAAAGCCAGCCATGAGGTGACGCTGATTGATATGGATGCAGCAGGCGCAGAGTTTTACGCCAACCTGTCTGAATTTGTGGCCAATCGGGTTTTGACGGGCGAGTTTGACCGCGCGATTCTGGTCTGCGGCACGGGGATTGGCGTGGCCATGTCCGCGAACAAGGTGCGCGGCATTCGCGCCGCACAGACCCATGACACCTATTCAGCCGAGCGTGCCGCGTTGTCGAATAATGCGCAGATCATCACGATGGGCGCGCGGGTGATCGGGGCAGAATTGGCGAAATCTATTGCCGAGGCCTATTTGGCGCAAAGTTTTGACCCCAATGGCCGCAGCGCCAGCAATGTTGCCGCGATTGATGCGCTAGACGGATAG
- a CDS encoding DUF2189 domain-containing protein, producing the protein MNDRVQLEGPSPLPPLAKMGLGDIWAALGAGWRDFRQKPMMGLFFAHIYVVGGWLIYGSLSILDMGWLAIPITVGFPLIGPFLAVGLYEVSRRLEAGDRDFRRNDIFSVIWRQRLRQLPSMAWVIIVYFLFWSFFAHMLFALFMGPSALMNVTSSYAYLLQPEGLIMLLVGSGFGAVFALVLFCLTVISLPLLLDKEVDFVTAMLKSIAVVKANPKVMLIWGALIASLTFLAMLPALLGLFLVLPVLGHASWHIYRRAFVHEAI; encoded by the coding sequence ATGAACGACCGCGTGCAGCTCGAGGGGCCATCGCCCCTGCCGCCATTGGCCAAGATGGGATTGGGCGATATTTGGGCGGCATTGGGCGCAGGGTGGCGCGATTTTCGCCAAAAGCCGATGATGGGCCTGTTCTTTGCCCATATCTATGTGGTGGGGGGCTGGTTGATCTATGGCAGCCTTTCGATCCTGGATATGGGGTGGTTGGCTATTCCGATTACGGTTGGCTTTCCCCTCATAGGGCCTTTCTTGGCGGTCGGGCTTTATGAGGTTTCCCGCCGTCTTGAAGCGGGGGATCGGGACTTTCGCCGCAATGATATCTTCAGCGTGATCTGGCGGCAAAGATTGCGCCAATTGCCGTCTATGGCATGGGTGATCATCGTTTATTTTCTATTTTGGTCTTTCTTTGCGCATATGTTGTTCGCCCTGTTTATGGGGCCATCTGCGCTGATGAATGTGACCTCAAGCTATGCCTATCTGCTTCAGCCCGAAGGGTTGATTATGCTGTTGGTGGGCTCAGGCTTTGGTGCGGTTTTTGCTTTGGTGTTATTTTGCCTCACGGTGATTTCGCTGCCCCTTTTGTTGGATAAGGAAGTGGATTTTGTCACCGCCATGCTCAAAAGCATTGCGGTGGTCAAAGCCAACCCGAAGGTGATGCTGATCTGGGGGGCGCTGATTGCAAGCCTAACCTTTTTGGCGATGCTGCCTGCGCTGTTGGGGTTGTTTTTGGTCTTGCCCGTTTTGGGTCATGCCTCATGGCATATTTATCGCCGCGCCTTTGTGCATGAGGCAATATGA
- a CDS encoding polymer-forming cytoskeletal protein, with translation MFSKSKINEPGPKETTTPSAAPAAPAPSAPSAPVASSTSAAPAKPKPPASLLSSDLVITGNLKTSGDIQIEGTVKGDIRAHSLTVGESARIDGEVLADDVVVNGYVKGRVRGLKVRLTSSARVEGDIIHKTIAIESGAHFEGTVQRQEDPLSSGAKSAPAPAAKPAAAAAEPEKK, from the coding sequence ATGTTTTCTAAATCAAAAATCAACGAACCTGGACCAAAAGAAACAACAACGCCAAGCGCGGCCCCTGCCGCGCCAGCGCCAAGCGCGCCTTCGGCACCGGTGGCCTCCAGCACATCTGCTGCCCCCGCCAAGCCAAAGCCGCCTGCGTCTTTGCTGAGCTCAGATTTGGTGATTACGGGCAATCTGAAAACCTCGGGCGACATTCAAATCGAAGGCACCGTCAAGGGTGACATCCGCGCACATTCGCTGACTGTTGGTGAAAGCGCACGCATTGATGGCGAGGTTCTTGCCGATGATGTGGTCGTGAACGGCTATGTCAAAGGCCGCGTTCGTGGCTTGAAAGTGCGCCTCACCTCAAGCGCGCGAGTTGAGGGCGATATCATTCATAAGACCATCGCGATTGAATCTGGTGCGCATTTTGAAGGCACGGTTCAGCGTCAAGAAGACCCGCTGTCTAGCGGTGCGAAATCGGCCCCTGCCCCAGCCGCAAAACCTGCCGCAGCCGCCGCAGAGCCCGAAAAGAAATAA
- a CDS encoding peptidoglycan DD-metalloendopeptidase family protein, with protein sequence MKSRLIERANHALDRHLPEKRLFLKSDTSTRFVRLRPLTQAAIIATTGLLVTWTAIVSAVFFIDAINAGSNRDQVARASQAYQDRLNAMSSERDSRALEAQAARERFGVAMAQVSAMQSQLLASEERRRELETAVNVIQSTLRRTISERDDALEEVAQLTAEMTDENGSLQSAASRQRDLEQVLALLTEALQETAEGRDKTHDLIAEARAQIQDLEFQAALSAERNERIFTQIEDAVAMSLEPLDAMFRAAGLPTDSILETVRRGYSGQGGPLTPITFSTSNGQPDPVSLRANEVLEDLDAVNLYRIAAESLPFSYPVQGAARRTSGYGYRNDPIQGGRRMHEGQDFAGPVGTPIVAAADGTVVFAGRRGAYGNMIEIRHAMGYTTRYAHLSRIRVTRGERVSRGDRIGDMGNTGRSTGSHLHYEVRQNGNPTNPMTFITAGRNVF encoded by the coding sequence TTGAAATCGCGATTGATTGAGCGCGCAAACCACGCATTGGATCGGCATTTGCCTGAAAAACGGCTGTTTCTGAAATCCGATACAAGCACGCGCTTTGTGCGCCTGAGGCCCCTGACGCAGGCCGCAATCATTGCCACGACAGGGCTTCTGGTCACATGGACGGCGATTGTTTCAGCGGTGTTTTTCATCGATGCCATCAATGCAGGCTCTAATCGCGATCAGGTCGCGCGCGCCTCGCAGGCCTATCAAGACCGCCTCAATGCAATGTCCAGTGAACGCGACAGCCGCGCCCTTGAGGCACAAGCCGCCCGTGAACGATTTGGCGTTGCGATGGCCCAAGTCTCTGCCATGCAATCGCAGCTTCTGGCATCAGAAGAACGCCGCCGCGAGTTGGAAACCGCGGTCAACGTGATCCAAAGCACCTTGCGCCGCACCATCAGTGAACGCGATGACGCGCTTGAAGAGGTGGCACAATTGACCGCCGAGATGACCGATGAGAATGGCAGCCTGCAATCCGCCGCAAGCCGTCAACGGGATCTAGAGCAGGTTTTGGCGCTATTGACCGAGGCGCTGCAAGAAACAGCCGAAGGGCGCGATAAAACACATGATTTGATCGCCGAGGCGCGCGCGCAGATTCAAGACTTGGAATTCCAAGCTGCCCTTTCCGCCGAGCGCAATGAACGCATCTTTACTCAAATTGAAGACGCGGTCGCGATGTCGCTTGAGCCACTTGATGCGATGTTCCGTGCGGCAGGCCTGCCCACCGACAGCATTCTTGAGACGGTGCGCCGTGGCTATTCAGGCCAAGGCGGGCCTTTGACGCCAATTACCTTTTCCACCTCCAACGGCCAACCCGACCCTGTTTCGCTGCGCGCCAATGAGGTGTTGGAAGATCTCGATGCGGTGAACCTCTATCGTATTGCCGCAGAGAGCCTGCCCTTCAGCTACCCTGTGCAGGGCGCTGCGCGGCGCACCTCGGGCTATGGCTATCGCAATGATCCGATCCAAGGGGGGCGGCGGATGCATGAGGGCCAAGATTTTGCGGGCCCCGTTGGAACCCCAATTGTTGCCGCCGCAGATGGCACTGTGGTTTTCGCGGGCCGCCGCGGCGCCTATGGCAATATGATAGAAATTCGCCACGCTATGGGATATACAACACGCTACGCACATTTATCGCGTATTCGCGTGACACGGGGCGAAAGAGTGTCGCGCGGCGACAGAATTGGTGATATGGGAAATACTGGACGCTCGACCGGGTCCCATTTGCATTACGAAGTGCGCCAGAATGGCAACCCAACCAACCCGATGACCTTTATCACGGCAGGACGAAATGTTTTCTAA
- a CDS encoding ferritin-like domain-containing protein, translating into MAVAVLTTANAKEKCALSRACAKKWFAARAAGTPLPLGRATPPDQPARPAQPALLDPREVPKRKPGTAEGRIAILHAVAHIELNAVDLHWDIIPRFAETPMPIGFYDDWVESADEESKHFNLLSDCLEQMGSHYGALAAHAGMWRAAEDTATDFMGRLAVVPMVLEARGLDVTPSMIEIFKRPQNDPAASAAVDALNVIYAEEVHHVAYGSKWFHFLCGRENLDPKDAFHELVQRYFHGALKPPFNEEKRAEAGLPPDFYWPLSER; encoded by the coding sequence ATGGCGGTGGCGGTTTTGACCACCGCCAATGCCAAGGAGAAATGCGCACTTTCGCGCGCTTGTGCCAAGAAATGGTTCGCTGCGCGGGCAGCAGGGACGCCCTTGCCCCTTGGCCGCGCCACACCGCCCGATCAACCCGCGCGCCCTGCACAACCCGCATTGCTTGATCCGCGCGAGGTGCCAAAGCGTAAACCTGGCACAGCCGAGGGTCGGATCGCGATTTTGCACGCGGTGGCGCATATCGAACTTAATGCGGTGGATTTACATTGGGACATTATCCCCCGCTTTGCCGAGACGCCCATGCCCATCGGGTTCTACGATGATTGGGTCGAATCGGCCGATGAAGAATCCAAGCATTTCAATCTATTGTCAGATTGCCTTGAACAAATGGGCAGTCATTATGGCGCGCTTGCCGCACATGCGGGGATGTGGCGCGCCGCCGAAGATACGGCCACCGATTTCATGGGCCGCTTGGCGGTGGTGCCGATGGTTCTCGAGGCACGCGGCCTTGATGTCACGCCCTCGATGATCGAGATTTTCAAACGCCCGCAAAATGACCCTGCCGCCAGTGCTGCGGTCGATGCGCTAAACGTGATCTATGCCGAAGAGGTGCATCACGTGGCCTATGGCAGCAAATGGTTTCATTTCCTCTGTGGCCGCGAAAACCTTGATCCAAAGGATGCGTTTCATGAACTGGTGCAGCGTTATTTCCACGGCGCATTGAAGCCGCCCTTCAACGAAGAAAAGCGCGCCGAAGCGGGCCTTCCACCCGATTTTTACTGGCCTCTCTCTGAACGCTAG
- a CDS encoding peroxiredoxin produces MLEIGSPAPDFTLPRDGGGEVTLSAQKPKKVVLYFYPKDDTSGCTKEAQGFTEAADAFAAAGAVVIGVSKDSVAKHDKFIAKYDLGVILASDEASDVCERYGAWVEKSMYGKKYMGIERCTYLIDGDGKISQIWRKVKVPGHVDAVLDAVKSLG; encoded by the coding sequence ATGCTTGAGATCGGCAGCCCCGCCCCAGATTTCACCCTTCCCCGCGATGGCGGTGGCGAAGTGACGCTATCGGCTCAAAAGCCCAAGAAAGTGGTTCTCTATTTCTATCCCAAAGATGACACATCAGGCTGCACCAAAGAGGCGCAAGGCTTCACCGAAGCGGCAGACGCCTTTGCCGCAGCAGGCGCCGTGGTGATTGGTGTCTCCAAAGATAGCGTGGCCAAGCACGATAAATTCATCGCCAAATATGATCTTGGGGTGATCCTTGCCTCGGATGAAGCCAGCGATGTCTGCGAACGCTATGGCGCATGGGTGGAGAAATCCATGTATGGCAAAAAATACATGGGCATCGAACGCTGCACCTATCTTATTGATGGCGATGGGAAAATTTCCCAGATTTGGCGCAAGGTAAAGGTGCCAGGACATGTTGATGCCGTGCTGGACGCGGTGAAATCCTTGGGCTAA
- the queA gene encoding tRNA preQ1(34) S-adenosylmethionine ribosyltransferase-isomerase QueA encodes MRLDDFDFHLPETLIATRPAKPRSSARLLYAQGGQITDAIVRDLPQFLRKGDRLILNDTRVIPARLRGQRWRDSAQGRVSAKIEVTLLEPQADGTWSALAKPMRKLALGEVVEFTPDFHAEVASLEGGLHLRFNLGGDDFDAALNAAGAMPLPPYIEAKRPSDAQDREDYQTIWAKRQGAVAAPTASLHFDEGLMADLRAHGVTFSFVTLHVGAGTFLPVTVEDVTTHKMHAEWGEVSQSAADEINATRAAGGRIIPVGTTALRLIETAASETGEMRPFEGDTDIFIYPGYRFKITDGLMTNFHLPKSTLMMLVSALMGAEQIRTIYDHAITQNYRFFSYGDASLLIGSQT; translated from the coding sequence ATGCGTCTTGATGATTTCGATTTTCACCTTCCCGAAACCCTTATTGCGACCCGTCCGGCAAAGCCGCGCTCTTCGGCGCGGCTGCTATATGCGCAAGGTGGGCAGATCACCGATGCGATTGTGCGCGATCTGCCGCAATTTTTGCGCAAGGGGGATCGGTTGATCCTGAACGACACCCGCGTCATTCCGGCCCGTCTGCGTGGCCAAAGGTGGCGCGACAGCGCACAAGGCCGCGTGAGCGCAAAGATTGAGGTGACCCTTCTCGAGCCACAGGCCGATGGCACATGGTCGGCCCTTGCCAAACCGATGCGGAAACTCGCCTTGGGCGAGGTGGTGGAGTTCACCCCCGATTTTCACGCTGAGGTGGCAAGCCTTGAGGGGGGGCTGCACCTGCGCTTCAACCTTGGGGGGGATGATTTTGATGCGGCGTTGAACGCCGCAGGTGCGATGCCCCTGCCGCCCTATATTGAGGCCAAGCGCCCCTCTGATGCCCAAGATCGGGAAGATTACCAAACCATTTGGGCCAAGCGCCAAGGGGCGGTGGCCGCCCCAACCGCAAGCCTGCATTTTGACGAAGGGTTGATGGCAGATTTGCGCGCCCATGGGGTGACGTTCAGTTTTGTCACCTTGCACGTTGGTGCGGGCACGTTTCTGCCCGTGACGGTGGAAGATGTCACCACCCATAAAATGCATGCCGAATGGGGTGAGGTTTCGCAAAGCGCGGCGGATGAAATCAACGCCACCCGCGCCGCAGGCGGGCGGATTATCCCCGTGGGCACAACAGCATTGCGTTTGATTGAAACTGCGGCAAGCGAAACTGGCGAGATGCGCCCCTTTGAGGGGGATACCGATATTTTCATCTACCCCGGGTATCGCTTTAAAATCACCGATGGGTTGATGACCAATTTCCACTTGCCCAAATCGACCCTGATGATGTTGGTGTCGGCCCTGATGGGGGCTGAACAAATTCGGACGATCTATGACCATGCAATCACTCAGAACTATCGTTTTTTCTCCTATGGGGATGCTTCGCTATTAATCGGGTCGCAGACGTGA
- a CDS encoding MFS transporter has translation MLLVLRNSWALLLGIMLLMVGNGLQGTLLGVRGEIEGFSTFEMSVVMSAYFAGFLIGSRMGSEMIRRVGHIRTFAALGSVISAVLILYPVLTDPIAWTVLRLIIGACFAAVYVTAESWLNNAATNETRGQTLSVYLVVQMVGIVAAQMLLNLGDPSDYFLFVVLSVLVSLSFAPILLSVTPTPAFETAKPMSLMEVLKISPLGVIGTFLMGGVYSAMFGMAAVFATQAGLPIAQLSIFVSAFYVGGLVLQFPIGWISDRMDRRLLIMILAAICGAAGLLGALSSGIFSILVISAFFIGGMANPLYALLIAYVNDFLEVEQMPAAGGRLLFVNGVGAIFGPIVVGGMMQAIGPLGYFYFIGGLVTVLALYAAYRMTVRPAPTVEDTGSYAPVLPSASPVVVGLAQEVFADAASDDGDDAQGTLPPAA, from the coding sequence ATGTTATTGGTGTTGCGAAATTCATGGGCCTTGCTTTTGGGTATCATGCTTCTGATGGTCGGGAATGGCCTTCAGGGCACGCTTTTGGGTGTGCGCGGCGAAATTGAGGGTTTTTCAACCTTTGAGATGTCCGTGGTGATGTCTGCCTATTTTGCGGGGTTTCTGATCGGCTCGCGTATGGGGTCAGAAATGATCCGCCGCGTGGGACATATCCGCACCTTCGCTGCGCTGGGCTCGGTCATATCGGCGGTGCTGATCCTTTATCCTGTGCTGACGGATCCTATTGCATGGACAGTGTTGCGCCTGATTATTGGGGCCTGTTTTGCAGCCGTCTATGTCACGGCGGAATCTTGGCTGAACAATGCCGCAACCAATGAAACCCGTGGTCAGACCCTATCGGTCTATCTGGTGGTGCAGATGGTCGGCATTGTTGCCGCGCAAATGCTGCTGAACCTTGGGGATCCGTCCGACTATTTCCTCTTTGTGGTGCTGTCGGTTCTGGTTTCGCTAAGTTTCGCGCCGATTTTGCTGTCGGTCACCCCAACGCCGGCATTTGAAACCGCCAAGCCGATGAGCCTGATGGAGGTTTTGAAAATCTCGCCCCTGGGTGTGATTGGCACATTCCTTATGGGCGGTGTCTATTCGGCCATGTTCGGCATGGCGGCCGTTTTCGCCACGCAGGCAGGGCTGCCAATTGCGCAATTGTCCATTTTTGTATCGGCCTTTTATGTGGGCGGCTTGGTTCTGCAATTCCCCATTGGATGGATTTCTGATCGGATGGATCGCCGTCTGTTGATCATGATCTTGGCGGCCATTTGCGGCGCAGCGGGCCTGTTGGGTGCGCTCAGTTCTGGCATCTTTTCGATCTTGGTGATTTCGGCCTTCTTCATAGGCGGCATGGCCAACCCGCTTTATGCGTTGTTGATTGCCTATGTGAACGACTTTCTTGAGGTTGAACAAATGCCCGCCGCAGGGGGGCGTCTGTTGTTTGTGAACGGGGTCGGGGCGATTTTCGGCCCGATTGTCGTGGGCGGCATGATGCAGGCCATTGGCCCCTTGGGGTATTTCTATTTCATCGGCGGCTTGGTCACGGTTTTGGCGCTTTATGCGGCCTATCGTATGACGGTGCGCCCTGCACCCACAGTGGAAGATACAGGCAGCTATGCGCCTGTTTTGCCCTCAGCCTCGCCCGTTGTGGTGGGCTTGGCGCAAGAGGTTTTCGCGGATGCGGCCTCCGATGATGGCGATGACGCGCAAGGAACGCTTCCTCCTGCTGCGTGA
- a CDS encoding DUF924 domain-containing protein — protein sequence MTDPLAQEITEFWIGAGPEAWYRRDDDFDAEIRARFGTAWQGAAAGAMDHWINTAPTALALMILLDQFPRNMFRADPRAFATDAKVLGLAKDALEMGHDLSIPEPERQFFYLPFMHSEDLADQTRAIELIETRMPQTGQGNVIHARAHAEIIRRFGRFPYRNADLGRDMTAEEQAFLDAGGYGSVLRSLQES from the coding sequence ATGACAGACCCGCTGGCGCAAGAGATCACAGAGTTCTGGATCGGGGCAGGGCCCGAGGCGTGGTATCGCCGCGATGATGATTTTGACGCTGAAATCCGCGCCCGTTTTGGCACGGCATGGCAGGGGGCGGCAGCAGGCGCGATGGATCATTGGATCAATACCGCCCCGACTGCCTTAGCGCTGATGATCCTGTTGGATCAATTCCCGCGCAATATGTTTCGCGCCGACCCGCGGGCCTTTGCCACCGATGCAAAGGTTTTGGGATTGGCCAAGGACGCGTTAGAAATGGGCCATGATCTGAGCATCCCAGAGCCTGAACGTCAGTTTTTCTACCTGCCCTTCATGCATTCGGAGGATTTGGCAGATCAAACCCGCGCGATTGAGTTGATCGAAACGCGGATGCCGCAGACGGGGCAGGGCAATGTGATCCATGCCCGCGCCCATGCTGAAATTATCCGCCGATTTGGCCGTTTTCCCTATCGAAACGCGGACTTGGGGCGGGATATGACCGCAGAAGAACAGGCGTTTCTAGACGCGGGCGGTTATGGTTCTGTGCTGCGCAGTCTGCAGGAATCTTAG
- the lpdA gene encoding dihydrolipoyl dehydrogenase, with protein sequence MSNQDFDVIVIGAGPGGYVAAIRASQLGLKVATVEREHMGGICLNWGCIPTKAMLRSSEVFHLMHRAKEFGLSADGISYDLDAVVKRSRNVAKQLNSGVGHLMKKNKVTVVMGAATIPAKGKVEVKAEDGVKTMTAKHIILATGARARELPGLEADGKRVWAYKSALTPPHMPKKLLVIGSGAIGIEFASFYNTLGAETTVVEVMDRILPVEDAEISAFAKKAFEKQGMKILQKAVVKKLDRAADKVTAHIEMGGKVETQEFDTVISAVGIVGNVEGLGLEGLGVKIDRTHVVTDEYCRTGVDGLYAIGDVAGAPWLAHKASHEGVMVAEMIAGRKVHAVKPESIAGCTYCHPQIASVGLTEEKAKAAGYAVKVGRFPFIGNGKAIALGEPEGLIKTVFDAKTGELLGAHMVGAEVTELIQGYVVGRKLETTEEDLMETVFPHPTLSEMMHEAVLDAYGRAIHI encoded by the coding sequence ATGTCCAACCAAGATTTCGATGTAATCGTCATCGGTGCAGGCCCCGGGGGCTATGTGGCCGCGATCCGCGCCAGCCAATTGGGGCTGAAAGTTGCGACTGTCGAGCGGGAACATATGGGCGGGATTTGTCTCAACTGGGGCTGTATCCCAACCAAGGCCATGCTGCGCTCGTCCGAGGTTTTCCACCTGATGCACCGCGCTAAAGAATTCGGTCTGTCTGCGGATGGCATTTCCTATGATTTGGATGCGGTCGTGAAACGCTCGCGCAATGTGGCCAAACAGCTGAATTCGGGCGTTGGCCATTTGATGAAGAAGAATAAGGTCACAGTCGTGATGGGCGCGGCCACCATTCCCGCGAAAGGCAAGGTCGAGGTGAAGGCCGAGGATGGCGTGAAAACCATGACCGCCAAACATATCATTCTGGCCACAGGCGCCCGGGCCCGCGAACTGCCGGGCCTAGAGGCGGATGGCAAGCGCGTATGGGCCTATAAATCGGCACTGACCCCGCCGCATATGCCTAAGAAATTGCTTGTCATTGGGTCGGGCGCGATTGGGATTGAATTTGCAAGTTTTTATAACACGCTAGGCGCTGAGACGACAGTTGTTGAGGTGATGGATCGCATCCTGCCCGTGGAAGATGCTGAGATTTCCGCCTTTGCCAAAAAGGCCTTTGAAAAGCAGGGGATGAAAATTCTGCAAAAGGCTGTGGTCAAGAAACTGGATCGCGCGGCTGATAAGGTCACAGCGCATATCGAAATGGGCGGCAAGGTTGAGACGCAAGAATTCGACACAGTCATTTCTGCCGTTGGTATTGTCGGCAATGTTGAGGGCTTGGGCCTAGAGGGGCTTGGGGTCAAAATAGACCGCACCCATGTTGTGACGGATGAATATTGCCGCACGGGCGTGGACGGGCTTTACGCGATTGGCGATGTTGCAGGCGCGCCGTGGCTTGCACATAAGGCCAGCCATGAAGGCGTGATGGTCGCCGAGATGATTGCAGGGCGCAAGGTTCACGCGGTGAAACCTGAAAGCATTGCAGGCTGCACCTATTGCCACCCGCAAATCGCCTCGGTCGGTTTGACCGAAGAAAAGGCCAAAGCCGCAGGCTATGCCGTAAAAGTGGGCCGCTTCCCCTTTATTGGCAATGGCAAGGCCATCGCCTTGGGCGAGCCTGAAGGGCTGATCAAAACCGTGTTTGATGCCAAAACGGGCGAGCTTTTGGGCGCGCATATGGTGGGCGCGGAAGTGACCGAACTGATCCAAGGCTATGTGGTGGGGCGCAAGCTGGAAACCACTGAAGAAGACCTGATGGAGACCGTTTTCCCGCATCCAACCTTGTCAGAGATGATGCATGAGGCGGTTCTTGATGCCTATGGGCGGGCGATCCATATCTAG